A window of [Ruminococcus] lactaris ATCC 29176 genomic DNA:
CGATAAGAAGTTTTTTAGCTCCACAGCGTATCCACCCAATAATACAAATTTAAAAACGACAAAAAAGCCGGATGGCTATTGACTAAGATATTCGATAGTAAATATTAGACAGTAGATATGATATTTACTATTTGACAAATCCTTTATCCTGGTCGATAGCCATCCGGCTTTCTACTTCTTATTTGAAATTTCGTGTTTGTTGAGAGAAATGTCCCGGTGCGAGAAAAGCATTCTGATTTGAAAAATCCAATATCCGCCCTTGCTGTTGCGTGAGCAGTGCATTGACAGGGAGCGTTCCGAAGACACTTTGCCCAACTTGTTAAGGAACGTAAACAGGAGTGCCTCTGCACGAGTGTTTCCACGTTCCTGTTACAAGTTGTCAACGGGCTGAGGTAAAGCGGGTCCTGCACTGCGATGCAACAACAAGGGCGGATATGAACGTTTTTTTCATCAGATACTTTCTACTGCCGAGATATTTTCTCCCCAACAACTACAAATTTATACTCTCTTCATGCAGGTAATCGCCATCGCTCCCGGTCCAATATGGCATGCAATGCTCAGTGACAGCGGACCTTCTACCAGTTCGTAATCCGGAAAACGGGTCTGGATTTCATTTTTCCACTCATCTGCTTCTTCTTTGCTGCACGTATATGCCATTCCGAGAACCATCTGATCTTTTACATCTGCAAAACGGTCTGTCAGATCTTTTTCAATGGCATTGAGCATCGTCTTCTTCGCTGCCTTCCAGCCTCTGACTTTTGCAAATGCATCCAGCTTCTCTCCCTGGATCTGAAGAACCGGCTTTAAATTCAATACCGTTCCTATAGCTGCTGCTGCCGGAGTGATTCTTCCACCCTTTTTCAGATACTTCAACGTATCTACTGTGATATAGATACTTGCCTGCATTTTTTCTTTTTCCAGCACCTGTCTGATCTCTGCGGCAGATTTTCCCTCATCACGCAGCTTGATCGCATCGTATACTGACTGTTCCTGCGTAACGGAAATTCTCTGATTATTTACAACCTGCACTTTTTCATCATAATCCTGTGCCAGTGAAAGAGCCGTTTCGCAGGTACTGCTCAGACCACTTGACATCGGAATGCACACAATTTCATCATAATCCTCTAAAAGCTTATCCCACAGATCCATGACATCTCCCGGCGATGGCTGAGATGTGGAAATTTCAGAATCAGCTCCCAGTTTTTCATAGAACTGTTCCTGTGAAAGTGTAATATCTTCTAAATATAATTCACCGTCAATGAAAAACGGCATCGGAAGCACGTAGATCCCCAGTTCTTCACCCCGCTTCTGCGTAATTCCGCTATTGCTGTCCGTTACTATTGCAACTTTACTCATTCAACTTCTCCTTCTCAAGCGGGCATACCGAAGTGTCCGCATTCCTTTCTTTGCATCCCATTCCCGGGACTTTTGTATTTTAATTTTTAAAACTGTGGATCGGTGCAGGGATTCTTCCCTTTCTGTTAATAAATGCATCACAGCCAAACTCATTTACCGGCATGATCGGAGCATATCCGAGAAGTCCTCCAAACTCTGCCGTATCCCCTACATCTTTCCCGATCACCGGAATCAGACGGACTGCCGTTGTCTTCTGGTTCACCATACCAATCGCCATCTCATCTGCAATGATACCGGAAATTGTTGCAGCAGATGTCTTACCCGGAATTGCGATCATATCCAGTCCTACGGAGCATACACAGGTCATTGCTTCGAGTTTCTCCAGCGTCAGCGATCCTGCATGAACCGCATCAATCATGCCCTGATCTTCACTGACCGGAATAAATGCACCACTCAAACCTCCCACATAGGAAGATGCCATAACACCACCTTTTTTCACCTGGTCGTTCAGCATGGCAAGGGCTGCCGTTGTTCCCGGAGCACCTACCCGCTCAAGTCCGATCTCCTCCAGAATCTCTGCAACACTGTCCCCTACTGCCGGAGTTGGTGCAAGGGAAAGATCCACAATACCAAACGGGATTCCCAGTCTTGCAGAAGCTTCTCCTGCCACAAGCTGACCCACTCTCGTGACTTTGAATGCGGTCTTCTTGATTGTCTCACAAAGGTCCTCAAATCCTTTTCCACGCACTTTTTCCAGTGCCTTCTTAACTACACCTGGTCCGCTGACTCCTACATTGATAACTGCATCTGCCTCTGTCACTCCAAGGAATGCACCCGCCATAAACGGATTATCATCCGGTGCATTACAGAAAATCACCAGCTTTGCACATCCAAGGGAATCATTATCCTTTGTGGCTTCTGCCGCTTCTTTTACGATCTGACCACAGAGTCGTACCGCATCCATATTGATCCCGGTTTTCGTCGATCCAACATTTACGGAACTACAGATCCGTTCTGTCTCAGCCAGTGCCTGGGGAATGGAACGGATCAGATTCTCTTCACTCTTCGTCATCCCTTTTGAAACGAGTGCTGAGTATCCTCCAATAAAATTCACACCGACTTCTTTCGCCGCCTTATCCAGTGTCCTTGCGATCGTCACATAATCTTCCGGAGTCTTACAGGCTGAGCCACCAACCAGTGAAACCGGAGTAATGGAAATTCTCTTGTTCACGATCGGGATTCCAAATTCT
This region includes:
- a CDS encoding DegV family protein; this translates as MSKVAIVTDSNSGITQKRGEELGIYVLPMPFFIDGELYLEDITLSQEQFYEKLGADSEISTSQPSPGDVMDLWDKLLEDYDEIVCIPMSSGLSSTCETALSLAQDYDEKVQVVNNQRISVTQEQSVYDAIKLRDEGKSAAEIRQVLEKEKMQASIYITVDTLKYLKKGGRITPAAAAIGTVLNLKPVLQIQGEKLDAFAKVRGWKAAKKTMLNAIEKDLTDRFADVKDQMVLGMAYTCSKEEADEWKNEIQTRFPDYELVEGPLSLSIACHIGPGAMAITCMKRV
- a CDS encoding PFL family protein, with the protein product MINMYEVSETNKMIEHENLDVRTITLGISLLDCIDSDLDQLNQNIYNKITTVAKDLVSTGQDIEKEFGIPIVNKRISITPVSLVGGSACKTPEDYVTIARTLDKAAKEVGVNFIGGYSALVSKGMTKSEENLIRSIPQALAETERICSSVNVGSTKTGINMDAVRLCGQIVKEAAEATKDNDSLGCAKLVIFCNAPDDNPFMAGAFLGVTEADAVINVGVSGPGVVKKALEKVRGKGFEDLCETIKKTAFKVTRVGQLVAGEASARLGIPFGIVDLSLAPTPAVGDSVAEILEEIGLERVGAPGTTAALAMLNDQVKKGGVMASSYVGGLSGAFIPVSEDQGMIDAVHAGSLTLEKLEAMTCVCSVGLDMIAIPGKTSAATISGIIADEMAIGMVNQKTTAVRLIPVIGKDVGDTAEFGGLLGYAPIMPVNEFGCDAFINRKGRIPAPIHSFKN